From Triticum urartu cultivar G1812 chromosome 2, Tu2.1, whole genome shotgun sequence, a single genomic window includes:
- the LOC125541652 gene encoding xyloglucan endotransglycosylase/hydrolase protein 8-like has product MARRFLAVLTVALALLQAASAKSWLDKRFNTDGTVRTGYDASGQQVVMLNLNQQSGAAGFNSKEQFLYGEFSIQMKLIPGNSAGTVSCFYLSSGDDQWRDEIDMEFMGNSTGHPVVLNTNVWANGDGKKEHQFDLWFNPAADYHTYTIIWNPENILFKVDNFFIRSFKRFAGLPYPSSRPMRLHATLWDGSYWATEKGKIPINWSNAPFVVSYRTFYANACVSGGACHAGSGRWMNKQLNGAEWGTVKWAERSYMRYNYCNDGYRFPQGLPAECSRY; this is encoded by the exons ATGGCACGGCGCTTTCTGGCTGTGCTCACCGTGGCCCTGGCGCTCTTGCAGGCCGCCTCAGCCAAGTCCTGGCTGGACAAGAGGTTCAACACGGACGGCACCGTCCGCACGGGGTACGACGCCTCGGGCCAGCAGGTGGTGATGCTCAACCTCAACCAGCAATCCGGCGCCGCCGGCTTCAACTCCAAGGAGCAGTTCCTCTACGGTGAGTTCAGCATCCAGATGAAGCTCATCCCGGGAAACTCCGCCGGCACCGTCTCCTGCTTCTAC ctttcatccggTGACGACCAGTGGCGCGACGAGATCGACATGGAGTTCATGGGCAACTCGACGGGCCACCCGGTGGTGCTCAACACCAACGTGTGGGCCAATGGCGACGGCAAGAAGGAGCACCAGTTCGATCTCTGGTTCAACCCCGCCGCCGACTACCACACCTACACCATCATCTGGAACCCGGAGAACATCCTCTTCAAGGTGGACAACTTCTTCATCCGGTCCTTCAAGCGCTTCGCCGGCCTCCCCTACCCTAGCTCCAGGCCCATGAGGCTGCACGCCACGCTCTGGGATGGCAGCTACTGGGCGACCGAGAAGGGCAAGATCCCGATCAACTGGTCCAACGCGCCCTTCGTCGTCTCCTATCGCACCTTCTACGCCAACGCCTGCGTGAGCGGCGGCGCGTGCCATGCGGGCAGCGGCAGGTGGATGAACAAACAGCTCAACGGCGCCGAGTGGGGCACGGTCAAGTGGGCGGAGCGCAGTTACATGCGCTACAACTACTGCAACGATGGGTACAGGTTCCCGCAGGGGCTCCCCGCCGAGTGCAGCCGCTACTGA